From Andrena cerasifolii isolate SP2316 chromosome 12, iyAndCera1_principal, whole genome shotgun sequence, a single genomic window includes:
- the LOC143375336 gene encoding U-scoloptoxin(01)-Cw1a produces the protein MISRYEILCAILVYGAVLLYQAMAQVDGYTPGVDYPIYDSVPFGLTFTCGGKLPGYYADPEARCQVWHWCLPNGRQFSFLCPNGTVFSQSARVCDWWFKVDCNDSPRLYGINDDLYRDVNGNKI, from the exons ATGATTTCGCGGTATGAAATTCTGTGCGCGATCCTGGTGTACGGCGCGGTTTTGCTCTACCAGGCGATGGCG CAAGTAGACGGTTACACACCTGGCGTGGACTACCCGATCTACGATTCCGTACCTTTCGGCCTGACATTTACCTGCGGAGGCAAGTTACCTGGCTACTATGCCGATCCTGAAGCCAGATGTCAG GTTTGGCACTGGTGCTTGCCGAATGGACGCCAGTTCAGCTTCCTCTGTCCAAACGGCACCGTTTTTAGCCAGTCGGCTCGCGTCTGTGATTGGTGGTTCAAG GTGGATTGCAACGACTCGCCGAGATTGTACGGTATCAACGACGACCTCTACAGAGACGTGAACGGGAACAAGATTTAA